One genomic segment of Paenibacillus xylanexedens includes these proteins:
- a CDS encoding gamma-glutamyltransferase family protein yields MNFDPLYQPYPSYRMPVYAKQGMVATSQPLAAQAGLDVLKKGGNAIDAAIATAAALTVLEPTSNGIGGDAFALVWTEGKLHGLNASGPAPQGISIEALQAAGHTEMPKLGVVPVTVPGAPAGWAELSRRFGRLTLAEALEPAIRYAEEGYPLAPGLARHWARAAEIYARQGDAEAGRAWFETFAPGERVPAAGEMWRSPDHAATLRQIGESEARDFYEGELADRIHSFMAEHGGYLTREDLAAFQPEWVDPISVSYRGYDVWEIPPNGQGLIALAALNLLKGYDFDEKESVLAYHQQLEAMKLAFADGEKYITEERKMGVTVEELLSEAYAEERRKLIGDTARAPEAGDPRASGTVYLATADGEGNMVSFIQSNYMGFGSGLVVPGTGIALQNRGHNFSLDPNHANALEPGKRTYHTIIPGFLTRGSEAVGPFGVMGGFMQPQGHVQVVMNTIDYHLNPQAALDSPRWQWTKGKTILVEPGFPQHIAQALARKGHDIQVALDPSQFGRGQIIWRNPDNGVLCGGTETRADGSIAAW; encoded by the coding sequence ATGAACTTCGATCCACTCTACCAACCGTACCCCTCTTACCGCATGCCTGTGTATGCGAAACAAGGCATGGTCGCCACGTCACAGCCACTGGCTGCACAAGCCGGTCTCGATGTATTGAAAAAAGGCGGCAACGCCATCGATGCCGCCATTGCAACTGCGGCAGCACTCACGGTGCTGGAGCCAACGTCCAATGGCATTGGCGGCGATGCTTTTGCCCTCGTCTGGACCGAGGGCAAACTGCATGGCCTGAATGCCAGCGGCCCTGCGCCTCAGGGCATATCCATTGAGGCGCTTCAAGCGGCAGGCCATACGGAGATGCCGAAGCTTGGGGTTGTTCCGGTGACGGTGCCTGGCGCACCGGCGGGCTGGGCTGAGCTGAGCCGCCGTTTTGGGCGGCTCACGCTGGCGGAAGCGCTGGAACCGGCCATCCGCTACGCGGAGGAAGGTTACCCGCTTGCGCCTGGGCTGGCCCGCCACTGGGCAAGGGCAGCCGAGATCTATGCACGCCAGGGTGATGCGGAAGCAGGGCGTGCGTGGTTTGAGACATTTGCTCCAGGCGAGCGTGTTCCCGCAGCTGGAGAGATGTGGCGCTCGCCGGATCATGCGGCGACTTTGCGCCAGATTGGCGAGAGCGAAGCGCGAGACTTTTACGAAGGAGAACTGGCAGACCGCATTCATTCCTTTATGGCAGAGCACGGTGGTTATCTGACTCGCGAAGATCTGGCGGCTTTCCAGCCGGAATGGGTTGATCCCATCTCCGTCTCCTATCGTGGTTACGATGTATGGGAGATTCCGCCGAATGGACAAGGATTGATTGCTCTCGCAGCACTTAATCTCCTAAAGGGATATGATTTTGACGAGAAAGAATCTGTTCTGGCATATCATCAGCAACTTGAAGCCATGAAGCTGGCATTTGCCGATGGGGAGAAATATATTACTGAAGAACGCAAAATGGGTGTGACGGTGGAGGAACTGCTGTCGGAGGCATACGCGGAAGAACGGCGCAAACTCATTGGTGATACCGCACGAGCACCTGAGGCAGGTGATCCACGTGCAAGTGGAACAGTCTATCTGGCTACGGCTGATGGTGAAGGCAACATGGTTTCGTTTATCCAGAGTAACTATATGGGCTTCGGCTCTGGATTGGTTGTTCCGGGGACTGGCATTGCTTTGCAGAATCGTGGACACAATTTCTCACTGGACCCGAATCATGCAAACGCCCTGGAGCCGGGTAAACGGACGTATCACACGATCATTCCGGGGTTCCTCACCCGCGGGAGCGAAGCGGTCGGGCCATTCGGTGTCATGGGCGGTTTCATGCAGCCGCAAGGTCATGTGCAGGTGGTCATGAATACGATCGATTATCATCTGAACCCACAGGCCGCCTTGGATTCTCCGCGCTGGCAATGGACGAAGGGCAAAACAATTCTTGTTGAACCGGGTTTCCCGCAGCATATCGCTCAGGCACTCGCCCGCAAGGGACATGATATTCAAGTGGCACTCGATCCATCCCAGTTTGGACGCGGTCAGATCATCTGGCGCAACCCGGACAATGGCGTATTATGCGGGGGTACGGAAACCCGAGCGGATGGCTCGATTGCGGCTTGGTAA
- a CDS encoding acyl carrier protein, with amino-acid sequence MTTAVLLEEIKGALAEVLNTEARQDIQLSTSLFDELYLDSTSVLELLMTLEDRIEGLEIDPDDLEPDVFDTVGSLAAYIEKQLIAA; translated from the coding sequence ATGACGACTGCAGTATTGCTTGAAGAGATCAAAGGTGCCCTTGCTGAAGTGTTGAATACGGAAGCCAGGCAGGATATTCAATTAAGCACATCTTTATTTGACGAACTCTATCTGGATTCGACCTCTGTTCTGGAACTGTTGATGACGCTGGAAGACCGGATTGAAGGTCTGGAGATTGACCCGGATGATCTGGAGCCCGATGTATTTGATACGGTAGGCTCCCTGGCTGCTTATATTGAGAAGCAGCTCATTGCGGCCTGA
- a CDS encoding acyl-CoA dehydrogenase family protein — MITPSTIAIFEQVMKQYAAELRQIGLTIDREPDRLTEFLHTSALQAINHMMIPPEYGGQPIVTIGQDRYYGLSSLERVITIEQLSAGDAGVFLGGPGPSMSSIVMIDLGDEEQKERFYSHFLKGPAWAVFALSEPEKGSDATEISTRITRHPDGRMELTGHKFYIGNGHRASIGLVFAQTNRTPLGIQVAIVDPSLPGFTATPLDTMGLRGLQLSHLQFEAFPLEEKDILGRHLSPTKRGLWGALRTFHRMRPSVAALALGVAQAAYDYVVEHRTIFTEREKTELERLEMRLHALRSMIRNAAAEIDHDANKGYLASLSKIRAASVAEEATEWALEMMGPGSMLEHPLLNKWYRDARAFEFMEGTTSIQKINVFQAYANGKMQHV, encoded by the coding sequence ATGATTACTCCATCAACGATTGCGATTTTCGAGCAAGTGATGAAGCAGTATGCTGCGGAGCTTCGTCAGATTGGCTTGACGATTGACCGGGAGCCAGACCGGCTCACCGAGTTTTTGCACACGTCTGCCCTGCAGGCCATCAATCATATGATGATTCCCCCGGAGTATGGCGGCCAGCCAATTGTAACCATAGGTCAGGATCGATATTATGGACTCTCTTCGCTGGAAAGAGTCATTACGATCGAGCAGTTGTCCGCAGGAGATGCAGGCGTTTTTCTGGGAGGACCTGGTCCTTCCATGTCCAGCATCGTCATGATTGACTTGGGCGACGAGGAACAGAAGGAACGCTTTTATAGCCACTTTCTGAAAGGTCCAGCCTGGGCTGTTTTTGCCTTATCAGAGCCGGAGAAGGGTTCAGATGCAACTGAGATCAGCACGCGGATTACGCGACATCCGGATGGGAGAATGGAGCTAACCGGACATAAATTCTACATTGGGAACGGACACCGGGCGAGTATTGGACTGGTATTCGCCCAGACCAATCGCACGCCTCTGGGCATTCAGGTCGCTATAGTTGATCCTTCTCTGCCGGGTTTCACAGCAACCCCGCTGGACACGATGGGGCTTCGCGGTCTGCAACTCAGTCATCTGCAATTTGAGGCTTTCCCACTGGAAGAGAAAGATATTCTGGGTCGTCACCTAAGCCCAACCAAGCGTGGATTGTGGGGAGCATTGCGTACATTCCACCGGATGCGCCCTAGCGTGGCGGCTTTGGCGCTTGGTGTTGCACAGGCTGCTTATGATTATGTTGTAGAGCACAGAACGATCTTTACAGAACGTGAAAAGACAGAACTGGAGCGACTGGAGATGCGTCTTCATGCGCTACGCAGCATGATTCGGAATGCAGCAGCAGAGATTGACCATGATGCGAATAAGGGATATCTGGCTTCCCTCAGTAAAATACGGGCTGCGTCAGTTGCCGAGGAAGCGACGGAATGGGCACTGGAGATGATGGGGCCAGGTTCCATGCTGGAGCATCCTCTGCTGAACAAATGGTATCGCGATGCAAGGGCCTTTGAGTTCATGGAAGGCACAACGTCCATTCAGAAGATAAACGTTTTTCAGGCGTATGCCAACGGGAAGATGCAGCATGTCTGA
- a CDS encoding ATP-grasp domain-containing protein, translating into MTTVLTDFSSKLKWALTGQHDVTFVYLNNFEVEEYWSETGILKLPSLSIGSAADVVNRMEELGVFLAGENDIILLKEPPNQGFMADAQALGFGRSRCITVEHNDPALNITANLLNCPRTMDKLRELSQAAGTNVYLVPFGTSDQEEEFSRRTGIPLAVPSSDIFRKVNDKGYSRRLNAELGIRQIPGVECTSLDELVSGFDQLKAVLEQGGRLVLKDSMGVSGKGITVITDEARFHKCMSMLEKQASKKGIRQINYVLEQWIDKICDLNYQILIDRSGGVEFLGVKESLVEQGVHQGHLMPSRLNDVQLEVIREAAMRIGAALYRDGYYGIAGMDAILDEDGTIWPNLEINARFNMSTYQTNIQQQWLPEDQCGLAKKYTLRLNHLLEYGVLRSRLGALMFEPERGEGLLINNFATVNAAFRSEGTLFSGRLYGVIIASSPERLGVIDEAIEAVLSSINEVM; encoded by the coding sequence TTGACCACCGTATTGACGGATTTTTCGAGCAAGCTCAAGTGGGCGTTAACGGGCCAGCATGACGTTACTTTTGTGTATCTTAACAATTTTGAGGTAGAGGAGTACTGGAGTGAAACGGGTATTCTCAAGCTGCCCTCATTAAGCATAGGCTCGGCCGCGGATGTCGTTAATCGGATGGAGGAACTGGGTGTTTTCCTCGCCGGAGAGAACGATATCATCCTGCTCAAGGAGCCGCCGAATCAGGGATTCATGGCAGATGCACAGGCGCTTGGGTTTGGTCGCTCCCGATGCATAACGGTGGAGCACAATGATCCGGCACTGAACATTACTGCGAATCTTCTGAATTGTCCAAGGACAATGGACAAGCTGCGAGAGCTGTCACAGGCTGCTGGAACGAATGTTTATCTGGTTCCCTTTGGAACCTCGGATCAGGAAGAGGAATTCTCCCGACGGACCGGCATTCCGCTGGCTGTTCCATCTTCAGATATCTTCCGCAAGGTGAATGACAAGGGGTATTCCCGCCGTCTCAACGCAGAGCTGGGTATTCGTCAGATCCCAGGCGTTGAATGCACGTCTTTGGATGAACTGGTGTCCGGTTTCGATCAGCTAAAGGCCGTTCTAGAGCAGGGTGGACGCCTTGTGCTGAAGGATTCCATGGGTGTATCAGGCAAGGGGATTACCGTCATCACCGATGAAGCCAGGTTTCACAAATGCATGAGTATGCTGGAGAAACAGGCAAGCAAAAAGGGAATACGGCAAATCAACTACGTGCTTGAGCAATGGATTGATAAAATCTGTGACCTGAATTACCAGATTCTCATCGATCGCTCCGGCGGAGTTGAGTTTCTTGGCGTAAAGGAATCGTTGGTAGAGCAAGGTGTGCATCAGGGGCATCTCATGCCTTCGCGGCTCAACGATGTTCAACTTGAGGTTATTCGCGAAGCGGCCATGCGAATTGGAGCAGCTCTGTATCGAGATGGATACTACGGCATTGCCGGCATGGACGCCATTCTGGACGAGGACGGTACAATCTGGCCCAATCTTGAGATTAATGCCAGGTTTAATATGTCTACCTATCAGACCAACATTCAACAGCAATGGCTGCCCGAAGATCAATGTGGACTGGCGAAAAAATATACGCTCCGGCTCAATCACCTGCTGGAATACGGAGTACTTCGTTCCCGGTTGGGTGCGTTGATGTTCGAACCGGAACGCGGCGAAGGATTATTGATCAATAATTTTGCCACAGTCAATGCGGCATTCAGAAGTGAGGGGACCTTGTTCTCCGGACGTCTGTATGGCGTGATTATTGCGTCCTCCCCTGAACGGCTGGGAGTAATCGACGAAGCGATAGAAGCCGTCCTATCTTCCATTAACGAGGTGATGTGA
- a CDS encoding glucose 1-dehydrogenase → MNPVYPFYGEKTVCKEQKLAFPPQHQDQQPGLETLMVPEPISEDPAYIGSCKLQGKVAIITGGDSGIGRAAAIAFAKEGADIVIAYLYERTDAERTRERIEELGQRCLLIEIDLRLKKNCEAVIRTTMETYGKIDILVNNHGVQYVQPSIVDITEEQLYHTFQTNVFAYFFLIQAALPHLCRGASIINTASITAYKGNTQLIDYSSTKGAVVSLTRVLAQSLAAQGIRVNSVAPGPIWTPLIPASFSAEDVQVFGTDTPMGRAGQPYELAAAYVYLASPDSSYVTGECIHVNGGDMVTT, encoded by the coding sequence ATGAATCCTGTCTATCCTTTTTATGGCGAGAAAACGGTATGCAAGGAGCAAAAGCTGGCATTTCCACCCCAGCATCAGGACCAGCAACCCGGTCTGGAAACCCTGATGGTGCCTGAACCGATCAGTGAAGATCCTGCCTATATCGGCAGCTGCAAACTCCAAGGTAAAGTTGCCATTATTACGGGTGGTGACAGTGGAATCGGCCGAGCGGCCGCCATCGCTTTTGCCAAGGAAGGTGCGGATATCGTCATTGCTTATCTATATGAGCGGACAGATGCCGAAAGGACTCGTGAACGGATCGAAGAACTGGGACAGCGCTGTCTCTTGATCGAGATAGATCTCCGCTTAAAGAAAAACTGTGAAGCCGTCATTCGCACAACGATGGAAACCTACGGGAAGATCGATATTCTGGTCAACAATCATGGCGTACAGTATGTGCAGCCAAGCATCGTTGATATTACGGAAGAACAGCTGTATCACACCTTTCAGACCAATGTGTTCGCCTATTTCTTTCTGATTCAGGCCGCTCTCCCCCATCTGTGCAGAGGTGCCTCCATCATCAATACGGCTTCCATTACGGCATATAAAGGCAATACCCAACTAATCGACTACTCTTCTACCAAAGGAGCCGTCGTATCGCTGACTCGTGTACTCGCCCAATCACTCGCTGCACAGGGAATCCGTGTGAATTCCGTTGCCCCGGGACCCATCTGGACACCGCTCATTCCTGCCAGTTTCTCCGCGGAGGATGTACAGGTATTTGGAACAGATACACCCATGGGTCGGGCTGGTCAGCCTTACGAACTGGCGGCAGCCTACGTTTATCTCGCTTCCCCCGATTCATCCTACGTCACAGGTGAATGCATTCATGTAAATGGCGGCGATATGGTAACGACATAG
- a CDS encoding 3-oxoacyl-[acyl-carrier-protein] synthase III C-terminal domain-containing protein, with amino-acid sequence MHIKQIWSYIPEHIVPIRELNEVLGLNNAQTKVLEKIHGLKQVRQDRDGDLVSLLGRVLTQVVNNPEIAPNSIKYIIYCHTIQENFPFPMKVLQVLKRAYGLQHAIAFSLTQQNCASGLIALNVAETLLPSLEADDHILILTGEKTFSPVVQLIPNTTVMGEASAAVLVGNKGNGSRVVGLTSVTLGQFCNVLTGTPQILREFQEIYTPRLCEAIVAAVEQAGLTLQDIRYIVPHNVNLSSWKKVAIRLSYPLERIYTSNVQEIGHCFCSDPFINLQAILEQKLLQPEEYYLLVTVGLGVTFSVAVMQYAGIGGDGLDHRIDGFFEQAQVGVNGPA; translated from the coding sequence ATGCATATCAAGCAAATATGGTCTTACATTCCGGAGCACATTGTGCCGATCAGGGAACTGAACGAGGTGCTGGGACTCAATAATGCCCAGACGAAGGTACTGGAAAAAATTCATGGTTTGAAACAGGTTCGGCAAGACAGGGATGGAGATCTGGTTTCGTTACTAGGGCGCGTATTAACCCAGGTGGTAAATAACCCTGAGATCGCTCCTAACTCGATTAAGTATATCATTTATTGCCACACAATTCAGGAAAATTTCCCCTTTCCTATGAAAGTTTTGCAAGTCCTGAAACGGGCTTACGGGTTGCAGCATGCCATCGCGTTTTCGCTTACGCAGCAGAACTGTGCATCGGGCTTAATTGCCCTGAATGTTGCCGAGACATTGCTGCCTTCATTGGAAGCGGATGATCATATTTTAATTTTGACAGGTGAAAAAACCTTTAGTCCCGTTGTGCAATTGATCCCCAATACCACCGTGATGGGAGAGGCATCAGCCGCCGTGCTGGTGGGTAACAAGGGCAACGGAAGTCGTGTCGTCGGACTCACGAGTGTTACCCTGGGCCAATTCTGTAATGTACTAACGGGAACCCCGCAGATTCTAAGGGAGTTTCAGGAAATCTACACGCCTCGGTTATGTGAAGCCATTGTTGCAGCCGTGGAGCAGGCGGGTCTGACGCTGCAGGATATTCGATACATCGTCCCACACAATGTGAATCTATCCTCGTGGAAGAAGGTGGCTATCCGTTTATCCTATCCCCTTGAACGCATATATACGTCCAACGTACAGGAGATCGGACATTGTTTCTGTTCGGACCCATTTATTAATCTGCAAGCCATTCTAGAGCAGAAGTTGTTGCAACCAGAGGAGTATTATCTGCTTGTTACGGTCGGACTTGGGGTTACATTCAGCGTAGCAGTGATGCAGTATGCAGGAATAGGAGGGGATGGCCTTGACCACCGTATTGACGGATTTTTCGAGCAAGCTCAAGTGGGCGTTAACGGGCCAGCATGA
- the lysA gene encoding diaminopimelate decarboxylase, whose translation MSKEYQIQQLPVSDIAERFGTPLYVYDGDVLQQVYQELRGLLTPQVELFYSLKANPNISIVHMLREMGAQAEVCSLAELHTAVQAGVAAESIIFLGPGKSDDEITACIRLGIYAIVCESFQELERIESIAASEGRIVPVALRVNPSFSVKGSRLTMGGKPRQFGMDEQSVLQGKEQFESFSHVEIMGLHVYMGTRMLDVEPIVQNTRHILELADRIENELDITLRMVDVGGGLGVPYHEGEQFLSITALTEQLNPMFESFRHSHANTRLFMELGRYLVGTCGMLVSRALYVKQSYGEHFVVTDGGTNCHMAAVGTGSYVKRNFPIASLTRYGESPVAEYNITGPLCTPNDVVGKRVLLPPVERGDLIGVFHSGAYGPTASPTHFLSHGSPAEVLIVAGEAHLIRERDTPQDLLSKQRLIQVSHTAITN comes from the coding sequence GTGTCTAAGGAATATCAGATTCAGCAGTTGCCTGTTTCGGACATCGCCGAGAGATTCGGGACCCCGCTGTATGTATATGACGGGGATGTGTTGCAGCAGGTGTATCAGGAGCTTCGGGGATTGCTTACGCCTCAAGTGGAGCTGTTCTATTCATTGAAGGCCAATCCCAATATTTCGATCGTACACATGCTCCGGGAGATGGGAGCACAGGCAGAGGTATGTTCCCTGGCCGAATTGCATACGGCTGTACAGGCTGGAGTAGCAGCAGAAAGCATTATTTTTCTGGGACCGGGAAAAAGCGATGACGAGATTACGGCATGCATACGTCTGGGCATATATGCGATCGTGTGTGAATCGTTTCAGGAGCTGGAGCGCATTGAGAGCATCGCTGCAAGTGAGGGGCGAATCGTGCCGGTGGCGCTGCGAGTGAATCCATCTTTTTCTGTTAAAGGCTCCAGGCTGACCATGGGTGGCAAACCACGTCAGTTTGGTATGGATGAACAAAGTGTGCTCCAGGGGAAAGAACAGTTCGAGAGCTTCTCCCATGTGGAGATCATGGGACTTCACGTGTACATGGGAACCCGCATGTTGGATGTAGAGCCGATCGTTCAGAATACCCGCCATATTCTGGAATTGGCTGATCGAATCGAGAACGAGCTGGATATCACGCTGCGTATGGTCGATGTAGGCGGGGGATTGGGCGTGCCCTACCATGAAGGTGAGCAGTTCCTATCCATAACCGCACTGACAGAACAGTTGAATCCAATGTTCGAATCGTTTCGGCATAGTCATGCCAACACCCGGCTGTTCATGGAGCTTGGGCGATATCTGGTAGGAACCTGCGGTATGTTGGTCAGTCGAGCCCTATACGTCAAGCAATCGTATGGAGAGCACTTCGTCGTAACCGATGGTGGAACGAACTGCCATATGGCGGCGGTGGGCACAGGTTCTTACGTGAAGCGTAACTTTCCGATTGCCTCCCTGACGCGTTATGGTGAGTCCCCTGTAGCCGAATACAATATTACGGGTCCCTTATGTACGCCGAATGATGTTGTTGGGAAACGGGTATTGCTTCCTCCTGTTGAACGGGGCGATCTAATCGGTGTTTTTCATTCGGGAGCCTACGGACCAACGGCTTCTCCCACACACTTTTTGAGTCATGGAAGTCCGGCGGAAGTGCTGATTGTCGCTGGGGAGGCTCACTTGATCCGTGAGCGAGATACTCCGCAGGATCTACTGTCCAAGCAACGTTTGATTCAAGTGTCCCACACGGCAATAACCAATTGA
- the fosB gene encoding metallothiol transferase FosB, whose translation MNIQGINHLCFSVSNLERAITFYEQALGARIQVKGRKLAYFELAGLWIALNQEDVIRNYTERTYTHIAFTVTEEEFDASVQQLRAAGADILPGRPRDPRDALSVYFTDPDGHLFELHTGTMKQRLDYYREDKDHMTFYT comes from the coding sequence ATGAATATTCAGGGAATTAATCATTTGTGTTTTTCCGTATCCAATCTGGAGCGGGCCATTACCTTTTATGAGCAGGCTCTCGGTGCCCGAATTCAGGTGAAAGGACGCAAACTGGCTTATTTTGAGCTTGCCGGTCTGTGGATTGCCCTGAATCAGGAGGATGTTATTCGCAACTATACGGAACGAACCTATACCCATATTGCATTTACCGTTACAGAAGAGGAGTTCGACGCGTCTGTGCAGCAGCTGCGAGCAGCCGGGGCGGACATTCTTCCTGGAAGGCCCAGAGATCCACGGGATGCATTATCTGTTTATTTTACTGATCCAGATGGTCATCTGTTTGAACTGCATACAGGTACGATGAAGCAAAGGCTGGATTATTATCGCGAAGACAAAGATCATATGACCTTTTATACGTGA
- a CDS encoding 3-oxoacyl-[acyl-carrier-protein] synthase III C-terminal domain-containing protein, translated as MGFGIVDIGVYLPEQIQQPEEVLAALELGKGEIQFLRKYHRLEGVPVTESGQMLDDTIAQAVERLQTRPALSGIDLVLYVHSFQVQTPSDYRLVQRVLQRLGLEHVPFYGISQMNCASSIAALQWLERISQTQPHIRNVLLICADQFNFLPPEWRYLRKSAILGDSAVAVLLSRESCQHVVQAAHVLRDTRFHTGYHATADEISAFNRLYVDHIIQGMEELLSTQGLSFEDVDHIFPHNVNWTTWKEFSRRTGVGLERIYLDNIQRIGHTFSTDPFINLSSGLEQDWVCRKGRSIMVSIGLGSFFGFALVEHGGCEEE; from the coding sequence TTGGGGTTCGGTATTGTGGATATTGGCGTCTATTTGCCTGAACAGATTCAGCAGCCGGAAGAGGTGCTGGCTGCCCTGGAGCTTGGGAAAGGCGAGATTCAGTTTCTGCGCAAGTACCACCGCCTGGAAGGTGTGCCTGTAACGGAATCGGGCCAGATGCTTGACGATACGATCGCACAGGCTGTGGAACGGCTCCAGACCAGACCTGCCCTTTCCGGAATCGACCTTGTTCTCTATGTCCATTCCTTTCAGGTGCAGACACCGAGCGATTACAGGCTTGTGCAGCGTGTCCTCCAGCGCTTAGGGCTGGAACATGTACCGTTCTATGGCATATCCCAAATGAACTGTGCATCGTCGATAGCCGCTCTTCAATGGCTTGAGCGAATCTCGCAAACGCAGCCTCACATTCGGAATGTGTTGTTGATCTGTGCGGATCAATTCAATTTTTTGCCTCCCGAATGGCGCTATCTGCGCAAATCGGCCATTCTGGGTGATTCTGCCGTAGCTGTTCTATTGAGCAGAGAGAGCTGTCAGCATGTCGTTCAGGCGGCGCATGTGCTGCGAGATACCCGGTTCCATACTGGTTATCATGCAACCGCCGATGAGATCTCGGCATTTAACCGATTGTATGTGGACCATATCATTCAAGGGATGGAAGAGCTGCTGTCAACGCAAGGCCTGAGTTTCGAAGATGTGGATCATATTTTTCCACATAATGTGAACTGGACTACCTGGAAGGAATTCTCGCGACGTACGGGAGTTGGACTTGAACGGATATATCTGGATAACATTCAGCGAATCGGACATACCTTTTCCACCGACCCGTTCATTAACCTGAGTTCGGGATTGGAGCAGGACTGGGTGTGCAGGAAGGGGCGCTCCATCATGGTCAGTATCGGGCTCGGCAGTTTTTTTGGTTTTGCACTGGTGGAGCATGGAGGATGCGAAGAAGAATGA
- a CDS encoding helix-turn-helix domain-containing protein, whose amino-acid sequence MLGPKIRQIREQLGLSQKQLAGEDMTRSYISLIEKGRAVPSQRMLKIIARRLNTPMEFFLGGSAATDTDIGEAVLDKAKACYAEQNDSACIRIAHKVLTLTEDTSDQSEAYLLILRSHNRLGDYRQALDEGENAAFTVIRTGDRERIVEYYLEMGRAAFHAELFHAARKHYEQAYTYSSRLKHLQEEHIQSLTFLGTTHLRLGNVNEGLNYYLKAEKEAQMAGQPELYGEITLGLGKAYYMSEQDGHMLLSYDWTKRSVQAYKQASSESYVLALHNLAVIQLHMGQKKEALPLLDECARIYDKRNLPHKKASILEEISKVYLEQREPEQAEAIIKEALQLLDQQDEGMLRAKLYRLLGIVFHEKNNSNEGYYFLRMSHDLLKRISANREAGISHQLLLLSLQERKMNYEDYKSLIK is encoded by the coding sequence ATGCTCGGACCGAAAATCCGGCAAATCCGGGAGCAGCTTGGACTGTCTCAGAAGCAACTGGCAGGTGAGGATATGACGCGTTCTTACATCAGCCTTATCGAAAAAGGTAGAGCCGTTCCCTCGCAGCGTATGTTAAAAATCATTGCCAGGAGACTTAATACACCCATGGAGTTTTTTTTGGGAGGAAGTGCAGCAACAGATACGGATATTGGGGAGGCTGTACTGGACAAGGCCAAAGCCTGTTATGCCGAGCAGAATGATTCTGCCTGCATCCGCATAGCCCATAAAGTGCTGACGTTGACGGAGGATACATCGGATCAGTCAGAAGCCTACCTGCTCATTTTACGAAGTCACAACAGACTTGGGGATTATCGACAAGCCTTGGATGAAGGGGAAAACGCAGCATTTACAGTCATTCGAACGGGTGACAGGGAGCGTATTGTTGAATATTATCTTGAAATGGGGAGAGCGGCTTTTCATGCAGAGCTGTTTCATGCTGCCCGGAAACATTATGAACAGGCGTATACGTACAGCAGCAGACTCAAACATCTACAGGAAGAACATATCCAATCGCTGACCTTTCTTGGCACAACCCATTTAAGATTAGGCAATGTGAATGAGGGGTTGAACTACTATCTCAAAGCGGAGAAGGAAGCCCAGATGGCGGGGCAACCGGAACTGTATGGCGAGATTACGCTGGGTTTGGGCAAAGCCTATTATATGTCCGAACAGGACGGACACATGCTGTTAAGTTATGACTGGACCAAGAGATCCGTACAGGCCTATAAACAGGCGAGCAGCGAATCCTACGTTCTGGCACTTCACAACCTCGCCGTGATCCAGCTTCATATGGGGCAAAAAAAAGAAGCCCTCCCCTTGCTGGATGAATGCGCACGAATTTACGATAAACGCAATCTTCCCCACAAGAAGGCTTCCATATTAGAGGAAATCAGTAAAGTTTATTTGGAACAGCGTGAGCCAGAACAGGCAGAGGCCATCATCAAAGAAGCCCTTCAACTGCTGGATCAGCAAGATGAAGGGATGCTTCGTGCCAAACTGTATCGCTTGCTTGGTATTGTATTTCATGAGAAAAACAACAGCAATGAAGGTTATTATTTTCTAAGAATGAGTCACGATCTACTTAAACGCATCTCTGCAAACCGCGAGGCTGGCATCAGCCATCAACTCCTTCTGCTAAGCCTGCAAGAGCGTAAAATGAACTACGAAGATTATAAGTCATTGATCAAATAA